GGCCTTCAAGTTGCACAAGATCCTAATGTTTCCAAAGacaatgtaagaaaaaaaacacaatagacTTTGCAAATGTAGATCTCAGTTGCATTTTGTTTCTGTTAATGTATTATAATTCCTTTATGTCCTCAGCTGTGGTTGGCGATCATCCTGATTTTAGTGGTGGTGATGACAGCCATCTTTGCTTATTACCAGGAAGCTAAAAGTACCAATATTATGGCTGGCTTTAAGAATATGGTACCCCAGGTAAGAAGTGTTACAGCAGACTTCACAAATTAAAGGCTACGGCCacctttggggtgttttttttttaatttattttttattttgggctaaaacatCATTGcttttggtctttatttaaaaattaCAACAGCTTTTCCTGCATAGCTTTCAGTTTCTGGGTATTTGCAGACAGGCAAGCTTTCTCCTTCACAGTGAATCCACCAGAGAACTGCTCTATTGGTGGATTCTGTACCTCTTATTTCGGAAttcctaacagctcataaacattGATTGAAGCCAAATTCTTATCAAATAAGAAgttagctataatgagtgattATGAGCTTCCAGGGAACTAGAGCTAAGAGTCACAGATGTAGCTGACAGAGCAATTCTCTAAGAGATTCACTGTGAAGGAGTCTTCAAATACACAGAAAGTGAAAGCTTTACAGGaaaacttttaataaagaccaattgaaaaaaaataaaaaaatcccctcAAGATGAGTAGATTTCTGTCATAAAAATGCCCCAACATTGATCATTGCCTTTAAACTTGAGAATTATTTCTTATAGTGATTTATTCTTTTGTTGATTTAGCAAGCCTTGATTCTTCGTGATGGAAAACGTATTGAGATGCTAGCAGAGAATCTTGTTGTTGGGGACATTGTTTTTATTAAAGGAGGAGATAAAATCCCAGCTGATTTACGTATGCTTGAATGCCAAGGCTGCAAGGTGAGAAAAATAGAGAAGAAATTTTtgcagtcataaataacattatGGTTAATAGTTTGAAGACAATCTTTGAACGCATCATAAGAATGACCTGTTGCTTTTGATATGTAGGTTGACAACTCATCTCTCACTGGTGAATCAGAGGCGCAACCTCGTGGTGTGGAGTGCACAGATGATAACCCTCTAGAGACCAAGAACCTGGGCTTCTTTTCTACAACCTGCTTGGAGGGTAAGCTGTAAATCAGTATTCAGAGCTTCTCACATATATATCTTTTAAATTGTGCACCTAGTGGCAGCACCTAAGATGATGCCTATTTATCAAAAAGGAACAGAACCTGATCTAATACTTTATGTTTACTCTACAGGCACAGCATACGGTATAGTAATTAACACAGGTGACCGTACAGTCATTGGACGTATTGCATCACTTGCCTCACAAGTCGGGAACCAGAAGACACCCATCGCCTTGGAGATTGAGCACTTTGTGCATTTGATCAGTGGGCTTGCAGTGGCTGTTGGCCTACTTTTCTTCATCATTTCCATCTCTATGGGATATAGTCCCCTCAATGCTGTAATATTCTGTATTGGTATCGTGGTAGCTTATGTGCCTGAGGGACTACTGGCAACTGTAACAGTAAGTAGTACATATTAATTTGCCCATTTTTATAATATTATGTTTGTCAAGAGTCTCTTTTGAATAAGACTTCCACATGTGTGCCCAATAGGTTTGTCTATCCCTGACGGCAAAGCGTATGGCAAAAAAGAATTGCCTGGTGAAGAACTTGGAAGCTGTTGAGACTCTTGGGTCCACATCAGTCATTTGTTCTGACAAGACTGGGACCCTTACCCAGAACCGTATGACAGTGGCACATATGTGGTTCGATAATATCATCCACAATGCAGATACCAGTGAAGATCAGACAGGTAAGAACTTGTGAATCTTTAATTTTCACACAGTAGATTCAATAAATGTCTCCACACAACACACTAGACTTCTCTTGTCTAAATTCAACAGGTAGATAACCACTGGTAATTGTTTCTCTACAGGTGAAATGTTTGATCAGAGTTCCCCAACTTCGCAAGCACTGAGTAGAATCGCGACCCTCTGTAACCGAGCAGAATTCTGTGCTAATCAGGAAGAAGTTCCTATCAACAAGGTAAATTGTCAATTATATACATTATACATATATGTGAAGGATAAAATGCATCTCATAAAGAAAATGTTGTTGGAACTCTCCTCTGTAAGAGTGCCTTGCATGGATTACATGCTTCCCAGGAACCTTGTTGGAGGTTGGGGAAACCAGACCCACTGAGATATTCATAAGGCAACTCCCTTAGGGTCAATTTGTTGTATTTTGATTCAGAATCTCATTAAAACGGGTTGATATCTTATCTGCTTTCACTATTTGTGCAGAGAACAGTCAACGGAGATGCCTCAGAAGCAGCTTTATTGAAATTTACCGAGAATATTATAGGAAATGTCATGGACATTAGGGAAAGGAATGAAAAAGTTTTGGAAATCCCATTTAATTCCAGCAACAAGTACCAGGTAATTGATGAATTTGGTTGTACTTTGATGTCCAAGCCATCTATGGCATTACTGGTTATTTGGAATCCAATGTTTCTTTAGAGCTGACATCTATTACTACTTCTTAGGTCTCTATTCATATCCCAGAAGATCCTGCTGAGAAAGGTTACCTGCTAGTGATGAAAGGGGCCCCAGAACGTATCTTGGATAGATGTAGCACCATCATGATAGGAGGACAGGAAGTGCCACTGGATGCTGAAATGAAAGATAACTTTCAGGAGGCCTATATCGCCCTGGGGAGTCTGGGAGAGAGAGTTCTTGGTGAGTATATGCAATTTTACATTGACATTTTGGAAATATCTAAGCAACCTAGACTTAATGCATCTTTGTATCCCATACCTTCAAGATATATTTAAAGTTATCATAATAAATTGCTAACAtctatttatttgttatttttcttttgtaGGTTTCTGTCAAATTCTGCTTCCTTCTTCTGCCTATGGGCCGGGTTACCCTTTCAATGTAGAAAGTGAAAATTTCCCCTTAGAAAAATTATGCTTTGTTGGCCTCATCTCAATGATTGACCCACCTCGCTCCAGTGTTCCTGATGCAGTCATGAAGTGTCGTAGTTCAGGCATTAAGGTTAGTGTCCAAAAACATTGATCAAAGTGAAGCTGAATTTAGCAATCAGTGCAAAATAACTATTAATCTGTATTTATGGCAGGTTATTATGGTCACTGGGGACCATCCAATTACAGCAAAAGCAATTGCAAAAAGTGTCGGTATTATTTCAAGTACTAACGAGACGGTGGAAGATATTGCCAGCAGACTAGGAATCCCTGTTGAACGAGTTAATCCCAGGTCAGACATTCATTTACCACTTTCTCAGACATCTGTCAGCATCTTAAAATgccttattcacttcaatggagatgAGCTGTCAGTAGATAGACACAACCTCGTACAACCGCTTAAATTACAATTGTATTCTACTTAGTGCATTGACCGGTTGATTTTAATTATAGGGATGCTTGTGCCGTTGTAGTAAATGGAGGTGAAATAGTTGACATGAGTTCTGATGAACTGGATGACATCTTGAGAAATCATACAGAAATTGTGTTTGCCCGGACCTCACCCCAACAAAAACTTCTCATTGTCGAAGGTTGTCAGAGACTAGTAAGTTACGGTATAGTCTTAAAGGATAGAATAATAATGCAAGGTTGACTTTGGTGACTGTACTAAGAATACATTATATCTATAACTTTCAGGGTGCCATTGTGGCTGTGACTGGGGATGGTGTGAATGACTCCCCTGCATTGAAAAAAGCCGATATTGGTGTTGCAATGGGAATTGCTGGCTCTGATGCTGCCAAACATGCCGCCGATATGATTCTTCTGGATGATAACTTTGCTTCTATTGTGACCGGTGTGGAAGAAGGTAAGCTGGCCATTCTAGGAATATAAATTTCTCAACTTCCCAACAAGACAGACAAGGCTCATCTATTTTTGTGATCATTGCTTTAATAAATTGGGTTTAACTAAGCAACTCCATATCTAAGATGTACTGTATCATTCTTGTATCATACACTGTTTAAAGGAACACAAAACTTAGAAATGACtagaaatataaacataaaaacaaaataaactcgCCCACCTTGTTTGTCAATCTGCAGGATTTTCAGCATTCTCCTGAAAtaaacatagttacatagttagtacggctgaaaaaagacatgtccCTCATGCTGTAATAGTGGATGGGAGAGGATGACGATGAAGGGAAAGTAGAGGGAGGGGGTGAATGTTAGAAATTTGTTTTCCTTATTAATCCagtagaacatatatatatatatatatatatatatatatatatatatatatataaacgatCTGCcctaaaaggaaaagaaaaatattCCTGATCTTTAACAGTCTTATAGTGAACTAGTCTATGGTCAGTCTCTTTCTGATCCCTTCCATTTTGTATACTAGAAGAATTTTTCAAGATTTATAGCAGAATTGTTGATATATTGTTCCAATTGAAAGCGGATAATGCTGCCATACATTTCCAATAGCTCATTAATGTAATTCCCCTGCAGGTCGCTTGATATTTGATAACCTGAAGAAGTCCATTGCATACACCGTAACCAAAAACATACCAGAAATGATTCCTTTCATGGTCTATGTGATCATCAGCTGCCCCTTGCCCATAGGAACCATCACCATCCTCTTCATAGAGCTGGGAACTGACATTGTAAGTCGATTTTTTAGAGCATATAGTATATGTGCATTTCATACAATGATACACATTGAATGTACAAGTCTCAGTGGAGGTGACCTCATTGGAAGTAGTTTTCTGTAAATTATATAATGTCATCTTCTCAAGGACAAATGATTTTCTCTAAGATATGCAATTCTTCTGATTTCCTCAGATCCCTTCTATTGCTTTAGCATATGAGAAACCCGAAAATGATATTATGACCAGAAAGCCACGCAATCCACACAAGGAACGACTGGTGAACATGCCACTGCTTTCATACTCCTACCTTCACATTGGTAAGAATTTTCTTTCATTACAAATGATATTTGAAGTCAAATGAGTATAAAACAAAAAAGGATCATGCTACGAGGCTTACATGTATATGACTTATATGATCTACAGCTGCAATGGAAGCCTTTTCTGGGTTTGTGAACTACTTCACTATCTTGGCTGAACAAGGATTCCTTCCAGCTAGAACAATTGGACTCAGAATCGAATGGGAGGACAAAAACATAAATGAACTGGAAGACAGTTATGGGCAGGAATGGGTAAGCATATTAAACCAAAAGTCAGGGGATCTATTAAGCTACTACTTTAATATTTATAGACAACTGACGTAGTCAATTACTATAATTCAGTGGTCTCCAGCCTGTGTCTCATCAACTATTGTTAACTGAAACAAACTCTGAAATGGTTGTACCCTCCAATGGTTGCAATGTATTCTATACagtaggggtgtagctaaaggggtGTTGATGGGACATGTGCCATTGTTTACATGTGCTACCAAGCTACCTTAACAAGGACAGTAGAGTGAACCTTTGTCCTGGGTCAAGGAAAGCAAGACTGTGTTGCTGCTATACAGTATTAGTTTCCGGAATGTTTTCTGGACTTTTAATTAAAGTTTGCTATAAATACATCCTCTGACCATCCTTGAGCAGTGGACGCCACAGTTCGCTTATAATAGGCACTAGTTATTCTTCACATCTTCATGGGTGATGGTCCAATATCTCTGCACTTGATGTCTCACAGTAACATAAGATTAGACCTTGTAACATTTTTAAGACACTAATCATTGATCTATATCTGTAGCCAGCACAGCCAGCAATGTCTTGCTACTTTGCATAGTTTTTACTAACATCCTaggcaaaatccatgttttttttttttaacaaagtaacCTATATTATCTTGTCTTTGTTTTGTAGACCTATAACCAGCGTCTCTACCAGGAGTGGTATAACTACTCAGCTTTCTTTGTCGGTATTGTGGTCTGCCAGATGATGAATGCAGTTATCCGAAAAACAAGAAGGAACACCCTGCTGACCAGTAATTTCTTCAGGTGAGTGACAAGTTTTAGTTGTGTATAATGCACAACTTTCTAGCAGCATGTTGCCTGTTACATCTATGTATAAATTAGTTTAGGCAGGGTTATAGACACAGGAGGGGGGTAACACAGCTAAATTAAAATGGGGTAACCTGTGGGCTAGTTAGCATGGAGACAGAGCAACATAGTGGGGCTATTCCTAGCAGGAGGGATATATTATTATAGCAATAAGACAAAGCAATCTGGTATTTCCTTTGCACTACATTCTTTTTTACTTTCACAGGAATAAAATTGTCTTCTTGGGTGTACTCTCACAAGTAGTCGTTGGAATCATCCTCCTCTATGTTCCTGGATTGAATGAAGGATTGCACTTTATGCCCATTCGGTAAGTATCAGCATATAGCAAAGTAGTAGATACTATAGCAAAGTAGTAGATACTATAATTTAGCAGCTATAGTAACCAAACCCTATCCTAAGCAGCTTCTTCTGTCCATGAGAATGTTGGATATCTGGTTATCTGACTTGGCCATTTACATACTTTTTCAAATATAGTCAATGTGAATATTGGGCAACAGTAGTACAACCACGTAATATGAAGTATAAGCATTAATGACAGGTGCAACCATGTTATCACAAGATGGTGCAACAGAAGTTAATTGCTCGCCAGCTGCTTCAGGTTGTCCCTGCCATAACAGATGAGATGTAATGCTGTACTCAGAAGCaggttttgattgcaaagttgACATTACAGTGTCACCAACATTAAGTTACTGTATAAAGTCATAAGTATAATAATACTCTACCCCCATTATTACAGATTTTGCCATGTGCAACGTACATATTTCACTTTCTACTCCGCAATTTGCTTTATTTTAATCAAATGTTTGACATCTGTTTAATTATTCTTCACAGAATCCAATACTGGTTTTGTGGAATTGAGTACACAATTCTCATCTTAGTTTACGATGAAATTCGAAAACTTCTCATAAGAAAATTTCCTGGCAGTAAGTATCTATAATATGAACATCTGAGACACATCATTCTCGACCAATGCATATACATCAGTATCTATACACCTACAAAGACCATTGTTGGCCTAAACTTGTAATGATGGTATCATTGCAGCATGTAGGTCATTAGTGGCATATATGGATGGTCAAGTACCTGCCAAACTTCTGCTATGTCAGGCTTCCCTGTCAAGTCTGCCATGGCAGATACTccttttttttctgctaacaagtTGTTTTAGTTGCCCTGGTCAATCCATTTATAGGAATTTCAAACATCTCGAATAATAGGATTAGGTCGAA
The Bufo gargarizans isolate SCDJY-AF-19 chromosome 2, ASM1485885v1, whole genome shotgun sequence genome window above contains:
- the LOC122926670 gene encoding potassium-transporting ATPase alpha chain 2-like, whose product is MSSQEPPDVHAIPMNEKPEEKTKDKIFAGMKRKKNDKKVENLKRELEITDHKLTKDELENKYSVDIKQGLSTAAAQEILTRDGLNKLTPPKGTPKIVKFLMLMAGGFSIVFWIAAALCFLAYGLQVAQDPNVSKDNLWLAIILILVVVMTAIFAYYQEAKSTNIMAGFKNMVPQQALILRDGKRIEMLAENLVVGDIVFIKGGDKIPADLRMLECQGCKVDNSSLTGESEAQPRGVECTDDNPLETKNLGFFSTTCLEGTAYGIVINTGDRTVIGRIASLASQVGNQKTPIALEIEHFVHLISGLAVAVGLLFFIISISMGYSPLNAVIFCIGIVVAYVPEGLLATVTVCLSLTAKRMAKKNCLVKNLEAVETLGSTSVICSDKTGTLTQNRMTVAHMWFDNIIHNADTSEDQTGEMFDQSSPTSQALSRIATLCNRAEFCANQEEVPINKRTVNGDASEAALLKFTENIIGNVMDIRERNEKVLEIPFNSSNKYQVSIHIPEDPAEKGYLLVMKGAPERILDRCSTIMIGGQEVPLDAEMKDNFQEAYIALGSLGERVLGFCQILLPSSAYGPGYPFNVESENFPLEKLCFVGLISMIDPPRSSVPDAVMKCRSSGIKVIMVTGDHPITAKAIAKSVGIISSTNETVEDIASRLGIPVERVNPRDACAVVVNGGEIVDMSSDELDDILRNHTEIVFARTSPQQKLLIVEGCQRLGAIVAVTGDGVNDSPALKKADIGVAMGIAGSDAAKHAADMILLDDNFASIVTGVEEGRLIFDNLKKSIAYTVTKNIPEMIPFMVYVIISCPLPIGTITILFIELGTDIIPSIALAYEKPENDIMTRKPRNPHKERLVNMPLLSYSYLHIAAMEAFSGFVNYFTILAEQGFLPARTIGLRIEWEDKNINELEDSYGQEWTYNQRLYQEWYNYSAFFVGIVVCQMMNAVIRKTRRNTLLTSNFFRNKIVFLGVLSQVVVGIILLYVPGLNEGLHFMPIRIQYWFCGIEYTILILVYDEIRKLLIRKFPGSWVDKELYY